Proteins encoded together in one Variovorax paradoxus window:
- a CDS encoding LuxR C-terminal-related transcriptional regulator: MTPKSTFSLTDPDSAALGLLRLARTTACERFPQKLLERLVALMGADHGAINIWHPRSFVASVGVGYDLSGMSADWYAIGGAELDFTTPAMHAQPLRAVCVNDDDPRWKQSHPSWRSFQARYGIHHQLGVSIPFEGSETFAHCYLNRGPASPRYGTAEVDALTALAPGIGEALLINRLYAGAHQGLEDTGSGDQPLAVTDNEGWILFPNGDFCRAWPRLAAIAKVSEPRLPKSWLEGERGAIRKLHAAGWQCEVTPAHGGLRVALRRNAPGTGAMLTPRQTEISRLYCAGYSGKDIATRLSVSPATVRVHLRETYSKLGVTSRSALRSALGL, translated from the coding sequence ATGACGCCCAAGTCCACGTTCTCACTCACCGATCCGGACTCCGCGGCGCTGGGCCTGCTGCGCCTTGCGCGCACTACCGCCTGCGAGCGCTTTCCGCAGAAACTGCTCGAACGGCTCGTTGCGCTGATGGGCGCCGACCACGGCGCCATCAACATCTGGCATCCGCGCAGCTTCGTGGCCTCGGTCGGCGTCGGCTACGACCTGTCTGGAATGAGCGCCGACTGGTATGCCATCGGCGGCGCCGAGCTCGACTTCACCACCCCCGCCATGCACGCACAGCCCCTGCGGGCGGTGTGCGTCAACGACGACGACCCCCGCTGGAAGCAGAGCCATCCGTCATGGCGCAGCTTCCAGGCGCGCTACGGCATTCACCATCAGCTGGGCGTGTCCATTCCGTTCGAAGGCAGCGAGACCTTCGCGCATTGCTACCTGAACCGCGGGCCCGCATCGCCGCGCTACGGCACAGCCGAGGTCGACGCGCTCACTGCGCTTGCGCCCGGCATCGGCGAGGCCCTGCTCATCAACCGCCTCTACGCCGGTGCGCACCAGGGCCTCGAAGACACCGGCAGCGGAGACCAGCCGCTGGCCGTGACCGACAACGAAGGCTGGATCCTCTTTCCCAACGGCGACTTCTGCCGCGCGTGGCCGCGGCTCGCCGCAATCGCGAAGGTGTCGGAACCGCGCCTGCCCAAGTCATGGCTGGAGGGTGAGCGCGGCGCAATCCGCAAGCTGCATGCGGCCGGATGGCAGTGCGAAGTCACACCCGCACATGGCGGGCTGCGCGTGGCGCTGCGCCGCAATGCGCCAGGCACCGGCGCGATGCTCACGCCGCGGCAAACCGAAATAAGCCGCCTCTACTGCGCCGGCTATTCGGGCAAGGACATTGCCACCCGCCTGTCCGTGTCGCCCGCCACCGTGCGCGTGCACTTGCGTGAAACCTATTCGAAGCTCGGCGTCACGAGCCGCAGCGCACTGCGCAGCGCCCTGGGGCTTTGA
- a CDS encoding YadA-like family protein: MRFRGRRRLGAGIALAFCAAAAAPAGAQVLNPNTCPGGTLYSSTDPGAYSGFSAHRDIVQQDCQSNMAGGSGAQAGIDLSSANTALGRDSSASGGQATALGRGSTAAGVSAAAVGANSNATGNGATAMGSNSSATANSATAIGSNTVASSGSATAVGNVANATGEAASAVGYRALASGDGSAAFGRESEASGDSSTALGDMATASGRSAMALGREARATSDFALAFGASARATDMGALAIGTASFASGFNSVAMGTGSSSSGAGSVAIGAGSTDGGRENVVSFGSTTDRRSLINIDGISAAGHVDAGGLSVNGNASVAGRLTSGSIDNLGGGITNAGRISGVTAGAVTATSTDAVNGSQLYAVRSTAEQALNLASQQGTQVQQITTQVTQNTQQITQHTEQIAEHTQQITQNTQQIEQQAVQIQAMVNGQLGVCTVNGGALQCSVQGQAAARAEGAGAAAVGNGSQATGNGALAVGRNAKALAAGAMALGDGSTASASNAVALGQGSVADRPDSVSVGNAATGYQRQITNVAPGVAASDAVNLAQMERAVAVSYGQARDFAARGVAQAMAMPSIPMLAPGRKWLGAAVGHYAGQSALGVAFAYQLDERWSVGAGLSAAAGNSAQLGGRLQAGYQW; the protein is encoded by the coding sequence ATGCGCTTTCGAGGCAGGCGCCGGCTGGGGGCCGGCATTGCATTGGCCTTTTGCGCGGCGGCGGCCGCACCGGCAGGCGCGCAGGTGCTCAACCCCAACACCTGCCCCGGCGGCACGCTCTACAGCAGCACCGACCCGGGCGCGTACTCGGGCTTCAGCGCGCATCGCGACATCGTGCAGCAGGACTGCCAGAGCAACATGGCGGGCGGATCGGGCGCGCAGGCCGGCATCGACCTGAGCAGCGCGAACACGGCTCTAGGGCGCGACAGCAGCGCAAGCGGCGGCCAGGCGACAGCACTCGGGCGCGGCAGCACTGCGGCGGGCGTTTCGGCCGCGGCAGTCGGCGCGAACAGCAACGCGACCGGCAACGGCGCCACCGCAATGGGCTCGAACAGCAGTGCGACTGCCAACTCGGCCACGGCCATAGGTTCGAACACCGTGGCCTCGAGCGGCTCGGCCACCGCGGTGGGCAATGTGGCCAACGCCACGGGCGAGGCGGCATCGGCAGTGGGCTATCGCGCGCTGGCATCTGGTGACGGATCTGCCGCATTCGGACGCGAAAGCGAGGCCAGCGGCGACAGCAGCACGGCGCTGGGCGACATGGCTACCGCCTCGGGACGCAGCGCAATGGCGCTCGGCCGCGAAGCCCGCGCTACGAGCGATTTCGCGCTGGCGTTTGGCGCCAGCGCAAGGGCGACCGACATGGGTGCCTTGGCCATCGGAACGGCAAGCTTCGCATCGGGTTTCAACAGCGTGGCAATGGGCACGGGCAGCAGCTCGAGCGGTGCGGGGTCGGTCGCCATCGGCGCTGGCAGCACGGACGGCGGGCGCGAGAACGTCGTTTCGTTCGGCAGCACGACGGACCGCCGCAGCCTGATCAACATCGACGGCATCAGCGCGGCGGGCCACGTCGACGCCGGCGGTCTTTCCGTGAACGGCAATGCTTCGGTGGCGGGGCGGCTGACCTCCGGCAGCATCGACAACCTGGGCGGCGGTATTACCAACGCTGGGCGCATCAGCGGCGTTACCGCCGGCGCCGTAACAGCGACCTCGACCGATGCGGTCAACGGAAGCCAGCTCTATGCAGTAAGGAGCACGGCCGAGCAGGCACTGAACCTGGCAAGCCAGCAGGGCACGCAGGTGCAGCAGATCACGACGCAGGTGACCCAGAACACGCAGCAGATCACTCAGCACACCGAACAGATCGCAGAGCACACCCAGCAGATCACGCAGAACACACAGCAGATCGAGCAGCAGGCGGTGCAGATACAGGCCATGGTCAATGGCCAGTTGGGTGTCTGCACCGTCAATGGCGGCGCCCTGCAATGCTCGGTGCAGGGCCAGGCGGCTGCACGTGCGGAGGGCGCGGGTGCGGCGGCGGTCGGCAATGGCTCGCAGGCCACCGGCAACGGTGCGCTTGCCGTAGGCCGCAACGCTAAGGCGCTTGCGGCCGGGGCCATGGCGCTGGGCGACGGCAGCACGGCCAGCGCGAGCAATGCGGTGGCGCTGGGCCAGGGATCGGTGGCCGACCGGCCCGACAGCGTGAGCGTGGGCAACGCGGCCACGGGCTACCAGCGGCAGATCACCAACGTGGCACCCGGCGTGGCGGCCAGCGATGCGGTCAACCTTGCGCAGATGGAGCGCGCGGTGGCCGTGTCTTACGGCCAGGCGCGCGACTTTGCCGCGCGCGGCGTGGCGCAGGCCATGGCGATGCCGTCGATCCCGATGCTCGCGCCCGGACGCAAATGGCTGGGCGCGGCGGTGGGGCACTACGCAGGGCAGTCGGCACTGGGCGTGGCCTTTGCCTATCAGCTCGACGAGCGCTGGAGCGTGGGCGCGGGCCTGAGCGCAGCGGCGGGCAACAGCGCGCAGCTCGGCGGCAGGCTGCAGGCGGGCTACCAATGGTGA
- a CDS encoding DUF2846 domain-containing protein, which translates to MRRWIGGFLLAVLAAGLFGCSASGPRHSEMEQSLPSLGENEGRIYFYRNSILGAAIQPEVLLNGQIVGKSQPSSFFFVDRPAGSYRATARTEAEGSIDIALRPRQTAYIEMSISMGLLVGRPAFERVAEPEGRKALPSLAYGGKLPLAAKAAQGASMANAPPATAAASAVATATPVARPSLVPVPVAPDAQGPAAAAAQPPAPAPTSAVPAASDATPFAKTSINDLRLLLQANR; encoded by the coding sequence ATGCGACGTTGGATCGGTGGTTTTCTGCTGGCCGTACTGGCGGCCGGCCTGTTCGGGTGTTCCGCCTCCGGACCGCGGCATTCGGAAATGGAGCAAAGCCTCCCCTCGCTGGGCGAGAACGAGGGGCGAATCTATTTCTACCGCAACTCGATCCTCGGCGCGGCGATCCAGCCGGAGGTCTTGCTCAACGGGCAGATCGTCGGCAAGTCGCAGCCCAGCAGCTTCTTCTTCGTCGATCGGCCCGCTGGTTCGTACCGGGCCACGGCCCGCACCGAGGCAGAAGGCAGCATCGACATCGCGCTGCGTCCCCGGCAGACGGCCTACATCGAGATGAGCATCAGCATGGGCCTGCTGGTCGGCCGTCCGGCGTTCGAACGCGTGGCGGAACCGGAAGGCCGCAAGGCGCTGCCGTCGCTGGCTTATGGCGGAAAGTTGCCGCTTGCGGCCAAGGCGGCCCAAGGGGCTTCGATGGCGAATGCCCCGCCGGCAACTGCGGCGGCCTCCGCGGTGGCCACGGCAACGCCGGTTGCAAGACCGTCGCTCGTGCCTGTACCAGTCGCACCCGATGCGCAAGGCCCGGCTGCCGCAGCTGCGCAGCCGCCGGCTCCGGCGCCCACGTCCGCGGTGCCCGCCGCGTCTGACGCCACGCCTTTTGCCAAGACCTCGATCAACGATCTGCGGCTGCTCTTGCAGGCCAACCGATGA
- a CDS encoding S1 family peptidase, whose amino-acid sequence MKHLLLPFTLALATALTATAASAQDARSSALAPDALFTRVSPNVWVVQAIDAQGRVLASGSAVATGPGTAVTSCQLLAKASTVALKRDNVSYGATLVFPDVARDMCQLRIANFAAPPLVTAPASSLQVGMPLYIVGSPRGKELTLGIGMLAGVRRNDAGQIEALQLAAAPEAGLAGAGIFDAQGRLVGLAGAGRAGSASANLAMPATWIAELPTRGQLAIERLGTQPATISAAGSTGGGSNQVRPTVVEYQLHDRLTNVYRKVVYRADPPTDDRISFNNGGWVEKPGGEVVGLTTAIAGEFDTAMPPGGWAKENLTEEAAWRTRYDSTRSGTRINMDLSAAVMEDTTLTAGGQEYKVVRIEYRGYTQRFANAGAVVGNQYGRYQAEVWFSRELGRVIRFEAKTRGGAGGGAFQVNEALELVSLR is encoded by the coding sequence ATGAAACACCTGCTCCTGCCTTTCACGCTGGCCCTTGCAACCGCGCTGACCGCCACCGCCGCATCCGCGCAAGATGCGCGAAGCTCCGCTCTTGCACCCGATGCGCTCTTCACCCGGGTGTCGCCGAACGTATGGGTGGTGCAAGCCATCGATGCACAAGGCAGGGTGCTCGCCTCCGGCAGCGCGGTCGCCACCGGCCCGGGCACCGCCGTCACGAGCTGCCAGCTGCTTGCCAAGGCCAGCACGGTGGCGCTGAAACGAGACAACGTGAGCTATGGCGCAACGCTGGTGTTTCCGGACGTCGCACGCGACATGTGCCAGCTGCGGATCGCGAACTTCGCGGCACCGCCGCTCGTTACCGCACCCGCAAGTTCGCTGCAGGTCGGGATGCCGCTCTACATCGTCGGATCGCCGCGAGGCAAGGAACTGACGCTCGGCATCGGCATGCTCGCCGGCGTGCGGCGCAACGACGCCGGCCAAATCGAAGCCCTGCAGCTCGCTGCGGCACCGGAGGCAGGCCTGGCCGGAGCCGGGATCTTCGATGCGCAAGGCCGGCTGGTGGGCCTGGCGGGCGCGGGGCGTGCCGGCTCGGCTTCGGCGAACCTCGCGATGCCGGCAACCTGGATTGCGGAACTGCCCACGCGCGGGCAACTGGCCATCGAGCGCCTGGGCACGCAGCCCGCAACGATTTCTGCAGCGGGTTCAACGGGCGGGGGTTCGAATCAGGTTCGCCCCACCGTCGTCGAATACCAGTTGCACGACCGCCTCACCAATGTCTACCGAAAGGTGGTCTACCGGGCCGATCCCCCGACAGACGACCGCATCAGCTTCAACAACGGCGGATGGGTCGAGAAGCCGGGCGGCGAAGTGGTTGGCTTGACCACTGCCATCGCCGGCGAGTTCGACACGGCCATGCCGCCGGGCGGATGGGCCAAGGAGAACCTTACGGAAGAAGCCGCATGGAGAACGCGCTACGACTCCACGCGGAGCGGGACGCGCATCAACATGGATCTGTCGGCCGCAGTAATGGAAGACACCACCCTCACGGCGGGCGGGCAAGAATACAAGGTGGTGCGAATCGAGTACCGCGGATACACGCAGCGCTTCGCGAATGCGGGGGCGGTGGTAGGCAATCAGTATGGCCGCTACCAGGCCGAGGTGTGGTTTTCCCGGGAACTCGGACGCGTCATCCGTTTCGAGGCGAAGACACGCGGCGGCGCGGGCGGCGGGGCGTTCCAGGTCAACGAAGCCCTCGAACTGGTAAGCCTGCGCTAG
- a CDS encoding GDSL-type esterase/lipase family protein, producing MAVVAVLLLAGAVAVQAVQPGDRPKQSVEAHWVASWAVAPVDFRELSANPLAKSAAPRPGGDLFRGQTLRQQFETALSGERIRIRFSNRFGKTPLRIAAASVGHSTGAGAISPATLRMLRFGGRDNVVVAPGADVWSDGADLKVEAGQAVAVSAFFDRPVPYATVHTQVSDTSWVIGGNAVGTPKLQGATPLPLNHIVTGLDVLTTQPIRVVVAFGDSITAGGGEAGEGAYPDILATRLRNSPAAAQPLSVINTGIGGNRLLTDGIGPSGLSRFARDALGQTGVTHVVVLLGTNDIGRSVLVGMARLPTPEHEVPTAERITEGLQQLIKQARAKGVKVLIGTVPPFKNTPYWTEASEAMRGEVNRWIRSRQDVDAVIDFDAVLRNPADPLALNPLYDNGDHLHPNKAGHAAMAAAVDLRELQE from the coding sequence CCGGGTGATCGGCCCAAGCAATCGGTGGAGGCGCATTGGGTGGCCAGCTGGGCTGTGGCGCCAGTGGATTTTCGTGAGCTGAGCGCCAATCCGCTGGCGAAGTCTGCGGCCCCGAGGCCCGGCGGCGATCTGTTCCGCGGGCAGACGCTGCGCCAGCAGTTCGAGACTGCGCTGAGCGGCGAGCGCATTCGCATCCGCTTTTCAAACAGGTTCGGCAAGACACCGCTGCGCATTGCGGCCGCAAGCGTGGGGCACAGCACCGGCGCGGGCGCGATTTCTCCGGCAACGCTGCGCATGCTGCGCTTTGGCGGCCGGGACAACGTGGTCGTTGCACCGGGCGCTGACGTATGGAGCGACGGCGCCGACCTGAAAGTCGAGGCCGGGCAGGCGGTGGCGGTGAGTGCCTTCTTCGATCGCCCCGTGCCCTATGCCACCGTTCACACGCAGGTGTCCGACACGAGCTGGGTCATCGGCGGCAACGCTGTTGGCACGCCCAAGCTGCAGGGCGCCACGCCGCTGCCGCTCAACCACATCGTCACCGGCCTCGACGTGCTGACCACGCAACCGATTCGCGTGGTGGTCGCGTTCGGAGATTCCATTACCGCCGGCGGCGGCGAGGCGGGCGAGGGCGCCTATCCCGATATTCTTGCTACCCGCTTGCGCAACAGCCCCGCGGCGGCGCAGCCCTTGTCGGTGATCAACACGGGCATTGGCGGCAACCGCCTGTTGACCGACGGCATTGGTCCCAGCGGCCTTTCACGTTTTGCGCGGGATGCGCTGGGGCAGACCGGCGTCACGCATGTCGTCGTGCTGCTGGGCACCAACGACATCGGCCGCAGCGTGCTGGTCGGCATGGCGCGGCTGCCCACGCCCGAGCACGAGGTGCCGACCGCGGAGCGCATCACCGAAGGCCTTCAGCAGTTGATAAAGCAGGCCCGTGCAAAAGGCGTGAAGGTTCTGATCGGCACCGTGCCTCCGTTCAAGAACACACCCTATTGGACCGAAGCTTCCGAGGCGATGCGCGGCGAGGTCAATCGCTGGATCCGCAGCCGCCAGGACGTCGACGCGGTGATCGATTTCGACGCCGTGCTGCGCAACCCGGCCGATCCCCTGGCACTGAACCCGCTGTACGACAACGGCGACCACCTGCACCCCAACAAGGCAGGCCATGCCGCCATGGCCGCTGCCGTGGATCTTCGCGAGTTGCAAGAGTAA
- the purU gene encoding formyltetrahydrofolate deformylase, whose translation MSAYILTLSCPDRVGIVHAVSGFLLERGGNIEEAAQYNDHGTGLFFMRVRFACSDHTEAALREQLATFGAGFGMNLQLHAAAQPMKTVILVSKEGHCLNDLLFRWKSGLLAIDVRAIISNHRDFYQLAASYNVPFHHIPVTAATKAQGEAKQLEIIEAEGAELVVLARYMQILSNDLCTSLAGRAINIHHSFLPSFKGAKPYYQAHDRGVKLIGATAHYVTADLDEGPIIEQDVARADHTDTVEDLTARGRDTESQVLARAVKWHSEHRVLLNGHRTVVFR comes from the coding sequence ATGAGTGCATACATCCTGACCCTTTCCTGCCCTGACCGCGTGGGCATCGTGCATGCCGTTTCGGGCTTTCTGCTCGAGCGCGGCGGCAACATCGAGGAAGCCGCCCAGTACAACGACCACGGCACGGGCCTGTTCTTCATGCGCGTGCGCTTTGCCTGCAGCGACCACACCGAGGCGGCGCTGCGCGAACAGCTCGCCACCTTTGGCGCCGGCTTTGGCATGAACCTGCAGCTGCACGCCGCAGCCCAGCCAATGAAGACCGTGATCCTGGTCAGCAAGGAAGGCCACTGCCTGAACGACCTGCTGTTCCGCTGGAAAAGCGGGCTGCTCGCCATCGACGTGCGCGCCATCATCTCGAACCACCGCGACTTCTACCAACTGGCCGCCAGCTACAACGTGCCGTTCCATCACATTCCCGTGACGGCCGCCACCAAGGCGCAGGGCGAAGCAAAGCAGTTGGAAATCATCGAGGCGGAGGGCGCCGAACTGGTGGTTCTCGCGCGCTACATGCAAATCCTGAGCAACGACCTGTGCACCAGCCTGGCCGGACGCGCGATCAACATCCACCATTCGTTCCTGCCGAGTTTCAAGGGTGCCAAGCCCTACTACCAGGCGCACGACCGCGGCGTGAAGCTGATCGGCGCCACCGCCCACTACGTGACGGCAGACCTCGACGAAGGCCCGATCATCGAGCAGGACGTGGCGCGCGCCGACCACACCGACACCGTCGAAGACCTCACGGCCCGCGGCCGCGACACCGAAAGCCAGGTGCTCGCCCGTGCGGTGAAATGGCACAGCGAACACCGCGTGCTGCTGAACGGGCACCGCACCGTCGTTTTTCGCTGA